One region of Sulfurisphaera ohwakuensis genomic DNA includes:
- a CDS encoding amidohydrolase family protein: MNLLKPFFLVLKHRLKKLLGENFIDERNRMIKDDPVNYVRFLFQDANIEGMVIDEGFGKKEIEPPVKYKLLFRIEKIINDEMFKKPFDKAIEYFEETLREKIRIGYAGFKTIIAYRTGLKISCNESKAFEEFYSGERDWFGRKAKALRDFLVCKTLEIAKELKVPIQVHTGAGDRDIKLDLSRPSYLTDVVRKYEGKVILVHAGYPYHRETAWMSYIFPSVYLDISQFNPLAPLSTFNVMKEIFEVSPANKVLYGSDAFNIPEIAWLGVKLAKESFEELRSEFLKRDLLSEDDLEVFKERFFYKNAEELYGF, translated from the coding sequence ATGAATTTATTAAAACCATTTTTCCTAGTCCTAAAACACAGATTGAAGAAACTTTTAGGAGAGAATTTTATAGATGAAAGAAACAGAATGATTAAGGACGATCCAGTAAATTATGTGAGATTCCTATTTCAAGATGCTAATATAGAAGGTATGGTGATTGATGAAGGTTTCGGGAAAAAAGAAATTGAACCACCAGTAAAATACAAACTCTTATTCAGGATAGAGAAGATTATAAACGATGAGATGTTTAAGAAACCTTTTGATAAAGCAATAGAATATTTTGAAGAGACTCTGAGGGAGAAGATCAGAATAGGCTATGCTGGTTTTAAGACTATTATAGCTTATAGGACTGGGTTAAAAATTTCATGTAATGAGAGTAAAGCTTTTGAAGAGTTCTACAGCGGAGAAAGAGATTGGTTTGGTAGAAAAGCTAAAGCCCTTAGGGATTTCCTAGTTTGTAAAACGTTAGAAATAGCTAAGGAGCTTAAAGTGCCTATACAAGTACACACTGGGGCTGGAGATAGGGACATAAAACTTGATTTATCACGGCCCTCTTACCTTACTGATGTTGTTAGAAAATATGAAGGAAAAGTAATTCTTGTGCACGCCGGCTATCCATACCATAGGGAAACCGCGTGGATGAGTTATATTTTCCCTTCAGTATATCTTGATATTTCACAGTTTAACCCATTAGCACCACTTTCAACATTCAACGTAATGAAAGAGATATTTGAAGTATCACCGGCTAATAAAGTACTTTATGGTTCCGATGCGTTTAACATACCTGAAATTGCTTGGCTGGGTGTAAAATTAGCCAAAGAGAGTTTTGAGGAATTACGGTCAGAGTTTTTAAAGAGAGATCTGTTATCAGAAGACGACTTAGAAGTGTTTAAGGAAAGATTCTTTTATAAAAACGCTGAAGAACTTTATGGCTTCTAA
- a CDS encoding glutamine synthetase family protein codes for MSVSELLRKNNVEILRFTWVGLDGIIRSKGAYIDEVDNLVKTGIGLTMAMMSFTPMDYISPYGTFGPQDEDVFLTPDLSTLSIFPPSAVVLCYLYKGSSPWIYDPRSTLKKILEKYGEYEFKSSFEIEFYLIKDRKPYDDAKCFDSRAYYNNPIIPEIAKVAGSVGIIPLRVIKEYGPGQYEFDIQHKDAMRSADEVILFKEIARQIASKYNVEVNFMPKPFNKMAGSGLHLNFSMWKNGRNLFYEASDKYGLSDLAYNFIAGVIEHAKALTAIAAPTINSYKRLVPGSWAPTKITYGYNNKSAMLRIPTPYPGMSMQDRRIEYRVPDPTTNPYLLLSAFIEAGMDGIERGLKPPSPVNENAYFRKDIEDIPRNLREALNELKKDTRLIERVGKEIVEEFIKVKMAEIEEYESLVTDWEYEVYRYV; via the coding sequence ATGAGTGTAAGTGAATTATTAAGAAAGAACAACGTAGAAATTTTACGCTTTACATGGGTAGGGTTAGATGGAATAATAAGATCAAAAGGGGCATACATCGATGAAGTAGACAATCTAGTAAAAACCGGAATAGGATTAACAATGGCAATGATGAGCTTCACACCAATGGATTACATTTCCCCTTACGGTACATTTGGTCCTCAAGATGAAGATGTATTTCTAACTCCAGACTTATCCACACTCTCTATTTTTCCTCCATCCGCTGTAGTATTATGTTATCTTTATAAGGGTAGTTCACCGTGGATATACGACCCCAGAAGTACTCTCAAAAAGATATTGGAAAAATATGGTGAATATGAGTTTAAATCCTCATTCGAGATAGAATTTTACCTAATTAAGGATAGAAAACCTTATGATGATGCTAAATGCTTCGATTCAAGGGCTTATTACAATAATCCGATTATCCCGGAAATTGCTAAAGTAGCAGGAAGTGTAGGTATAATCCCGTTACGTGTTATAAAGGAATATGGTCCGGGACAATACGAATTTGATATACAACATAAAGACGCAATGAGGAGTGCAGATGAGGTAATTCTATTTAAAGAAATTGCTAGACAAATTGCATCAAAATATAATGTTGAAGTTAACTTTATGCCAAAACCATTTAACAAAATGGCTGGCTCTGGACTTCACTTAAACTTTAGCATGTGGAAAAATGGAAGGAACCTTTTCTACGAAGCCAGTGATAAATATGGTTTAAGTGACTTAGCTTATAACTTTATAGCTGGAGTAATTGAACATGCAAAGGCATTAACAGCAATAGCTGCACCAACAATAAACTCCTATAAAAGGCTTGTACCGGGCTCTTGGGCACCAACAAAAATAACTTATGGTTATAACAACAAAAGCGCAATGCTAAGAATACCTACACCATACCCTGGGATGAGTATGCAAGATAGGAGAATAGAGTATAGGGTACCGGACCCAACAACAAATCCATACCTCTTATTATCGGCATTTATTGAAGCCGGAATGGACGGTATTGAAAGGGGTCTAAAACCTCCATCACCAGTAAATGAGAACGCATATTTCAGAAAGGACATAGAGGATATTCCTAGAAACTTGAGAGAAGCACTTAATGAGTTAAAGAAGGATACGAGACTAATTGAAAGAGTAGGGAAAGAGATTGTGGAAGAATTCATAAAAGTAAAGATGGCTGAAATTGAAGAATATGAAAGCTTAGTAACAGACTGGGAATACGAGGTATATAGGTATGTTTAA
- a CDS encoding DUF973 family protein, which yields MNEEIKGIRKLKIGALLLTLAGIIPLAGTLTNLSIFLGVLAESNRSVSEFDHKFIKVEPIVIDIAIGMMVSSAILGLISIIIFRSGFLTLKKIDSRLGIGSIGAYLIFASIITYFISSSSQMIYYSYDSIIFLSSVFMFITGGIIIIIGFYRVGEKYGENLVSLGSILSIIFPLIGIAYLLVYLGLRGIEKKLRREENKVTKVV from the coding sequence ATGAACGAGGAAATTAAGGGCATTAGAAAGCTGAAAATTGGGGCTTTGCTATTAACTCTTGCAGGGATAATACCCCTTGCTGGAACCTTAACTAATTTAAGTATCTTCTTAGGAGTTTTAGCTGAGTCTAATCGTAGCGTTTCTGAATTTGATCATAAATTCATAAAAGTAGAACCAATTGTTATAGATATAGCAATAGGTATGATGGTATCAAGTGCTATCCTCGGCTTAATATCCATTATAATATTTAGAAGTGGTTTTTTAACATTAAAGAAAATAGATTCCAGATTAGGAATAGGAAGTATTGGAGCATATTTAATATTTGCTTCTATAATTACGTATTTTATTTCAAGTTCTAGTCAGATGATTTACTATTCTTATGACAGTATAATATTCTTATCAAGTGTTTTTATGTTTATAACTGGGGGCATAATCATAATTATAGGGTTCTACAGAGTGGGGGAGAAATATGGGGAAAACTTAGTAAGTTTAGGAAGTATATTGAGTATAATATTTCCTCTTATAGGTATAGCTTATCTTCTAGTTTATCTAGGTTTAAGAGGTATCGAGAAAAAGTTGAGGCGTGAAGAGAATAAAGTTACTAAAGTTGTATGA
- a CDS encoding ISNCY family transposase — protein sequence MNTNSLLQAYYNALQEALQQIFTALTSLRKDTLAKLVLGGVMGGTATEIAQATGMDYETVLKNLNKLANTNLTKIVKEIVQDHPVQLIIDDTHDHKQHARALPVSRNGAQVFYCREHKRYEPTIQLLIIAIKDLKTNETYIVTIIPYIPQKVVEILRERGEEVEFKTKIQEYLETLPILEKEFNVVCKVFDSWYVNSKTLLDDTVGELKANSRVTEGGRLVPVGEFPEGEYLVEYLGIPIKLLVIDDYKGFGRRYFFSTNVNDTAEDIITTWENRWDIEVLIRELKALGLEKGSFLTWVRNKGFITLKALSLLLVLLFKYSLGLYLGAKRIARVIKSIYQSLGGIKKLFKRRKKT from the coding sequence ATGAATACAAACTCATTACTCCAAGCGTATTACAATGCACTACAAGAAGCACTCCAACAAATATTCACCGCCTTGACTAGCTTGAGAAAAGACACACTAGCAAAACTAGTACTTGGAGGAGTAATGGGTGGAACAGCAACAGAAATAGCCCAAGCAACGGGCATGGACTACGAGACAGTACTAAAAAACCTTAACAAACTAGCAAACACAAACCTGACCAAAATAGTAAAAGAGATAGTACAAGACCACCCAGTACAACTAATAATAGACGACACACATGATCACAAACAACACGCAAGAGCACTACCAGTATCAAGAAACGGAGCACAAGTCTTTTACTGCAGAGAACACAAAAGATACGAACCAACAATACAACTACTCATAATAGCAATAAAAGACTTGAAAACAAACGAGACCTACATAGTAACAATAATACCCTACATACCACAAAAGGTTGTTGAGATATTAAGGGAGAGGGGAGAGGAGGTTGAGTTCAAGACAAAGATACAAGAATACTTGGAAACATTGCCAATTCTCGAGAAGGAGTTTAATGTTGTGTGCAAGGTTTTTGATTCTTGGTATGTTAATTCTAAAACTCTCTTGGATGATACCGTCGGGGAACTCAAGGCCAACTCGCGGGTCACCGAGGGTGGTAGGCTTGTGCCTGTTGGTGAGTTCCCCGAGGGGGAATACCTAGTTGAGTATTTAGGTATTCCCATAAAATTACTTGTAATAGATGATTATAAGGGTTTTGGAAGGAGGTACTTCTTCTCTACCAACGTTAATGATACTGCTGAGGATATCATAACTACATGGGAGAATCGTTGGGATATTGAGGTTTTGATTAGGGAGCTTAAAGCCTTGGGATTGGAGAAGGGTTCTTTCCTCACCTGGGTTAGGAATAAGGGGTTTATAACCCTTAAGGCTCTCTCCCTACTCTTGGTACTCTTGTTTAAGTATTCCCTTGGTTTGTATTTGGGTGCCAAGAGGATAGCAAGGGTGATAAAAAGTATTTATCAATCTTTGGGCGGGATTAAGAAACTTTTTAAGAGAAGGAAAAAGACGTAA
- a CDS encoding DUF4322 domain-containing protein: protein MIIPGSVHPKTLAQIKEKLFSIINFKAEEVKKTLVTAALTKDSVENKAKEFGISPQTVRNYVKEQPQVIEQILNMIKTTSIKELGGRKRVKISID, encoded by the coding sequence TTGATAATACCAGGCTCCGTCCACCCAAAGACACTTGCACAAATCAAGGAAAAATTATTTTCCATCATAAACTTCAAGGCAGAAGAAGTCAAGAAAACACTTGTAACAGCAGCACTAACAAAAGATTCAGTAGAAAACAAGGCAAAAGAATTTGGTATCTCACCACAAACAGTAAGAAACTACGTGAAAGAACAACCACAAGTAATAGAACAAATACTAAACATGATCAAAACAACCTCCATTAAGGAACTAGGCGGAAGAAAACGTGTAAAAATATCAATAGACTAA
- a CDS encoding conjugal transfer protein produces MEIPFVTLRSYSIPLLKTEIECPKLGGNLLIYALPDTGSRFSLINKRTLNECFDNLEERYLDTVILTNLNLYTKRYKLKFHFVELNKDFEIPVVVADFGEIGGIFPSLILGREDFFSRMLICFDKNTKLIIMKDYS; encoded by the coding sequence ATAGAAATTCCTTTTGTTACCTTAAGGAGTTACTCAATACCTTTACTGAAAACCGAGATCGAATGTCCTAAATTGGGAGGGAATTTGTTAATTTATGCTTTACCAGATACCGGTAGTAGATTTTCATTAATAAACAAGAGGACGTTAAATGAATGTTTTGATAATCTAGAAGAACGCTATTTAGATACCGTGATATTAACCAATCTGAACCTATACACAAAAAGGTATAAGTTAAAATTTCATTTCGTAGAACTGAATAAGGACTTCGAAATTCCAGTTGTGGTAGCTGATTTCGGAGAAATAGGAGGGATTTTCCCCAGCCTCATTTTAGGTAGGGAAGACTTCTTTTCAAGAATGCTGATATGCTTTGATAAGAATACTAAATTAATTATAATGAAGGACTATTCTTAA